One Bos javanicus breed banteng chromosome 9, ARS-OSU_banteng_1.0, whole genome shotgun sequence DNA window includes the following coding sequences:
- the NMBR gene encoding neuromedin-B receptor produces the protein MPPESLSNLSQPAGGNRSGFVPGMSERDFLPAPDGTTAELVIRCVIPSLYLLIITVGLLGNIMLVKIFITNSAMRSVPNIFISNLAAGDVLLLLTCVPVDASRYFFDEWMFGKVGCKLIPVIQLTSVGVSVFTLTALSADRYRAIVNPMDIQTSGAVLWTCVKAVGIWVVSVLLAIPEAIFSQVARIGSLDNGSFTACIPYPQTDELHPKIHSVLIFLVYFLIPLVIISVYYYHIAKTLIKSAHNLPGEYNEHTKKQMETRKRLAKIVLVFVGCFIFCWFPNHILYMYRSFNYNKIDPSLGHMIVTLVARVLSFCNSCVNPFALYLLSESFRRHFNSQLCCGRKSYGERSTSYLLSSSAVRMTSLKSNAKNVVTNSVLLNGHSVKQEMAL, from the exons ATGCCACCCGAGTCTCTTTCCAACCTCTCCCAGCCCGCGGGCGGGAATCGGAGCGGTTTCGTTCCCGGGATGTCGGAAAGGGATTTCCTACCCGCCCCGGACGGGACCACTGCGGAGTTGGTGATCCGCTGTGTGATCCCGTCCCTCTACCTGCTCATCATCACAGTGGGCTTGCTGGGCAACATCATGTTGGTGAAGATCTTCATCACCAACAGCGCCATGAGGAGCGTCCCCAACATCTTCATCTCTAACCTGGCCGCTGGGGACGTGCTGTTGCTGCTCACCTGCGTCCCGGTGGATGCCTCGCGCTACTTCTTCGACGAGTGGATGTTCGGGAAGGTGGGCTGCAAACTTATCCCGGTGATCCAGCTCACCTCCGTGGGGGTGTCCGTGTTCACGCTCACTGCCCTCAGTGCCGACAG GTACAGAGCCATTGTAAACCCCATGGATATCCAGACATCAGGGGCAGTGCTGTGGACCTGCGTGAAGGCCGTGGGCATCTGGGTGGTCTCCGTGCTGTTGGCTATTCCCGAAGCCAtattttcccaggtggcacgcaTTGGCAGCTTGGATAACGGCAGCTTCACGGCGTGTATACCCTATCCTCAGACGGATGAATTACATCCAAAGATTCATTCAGTGCTCATCTTCTTGGTCTACTTCCTCATACCACTTGTTATCATAAGTGTTTATTATTATCACATTGCAAAGACCTTAATTAAAAGTGCACATAATCTTCCAGGAGAATACAATGAACATACCAAAAAACAG ATGGAAACACGGAAACGCCTGGCCAAAATCGTGCTGGTCTTTGTGGGCTGCTTCATCTTCTGTTGGTTTCCAAATCACATCCTTTACATGTACAGGTCTTTCAACTATAACAAGATTGACCCATCTCTAGGTCACATGATTGTCACCTTGGTTGCCCGGGTTCTGAGCTTTTGCAATTCCTGTGTCAATCCATTTGCTCTTTATTTGCTCAGTGAAAGCTTCAGGAGACATTTCAATAGTCAGCTCTGTTGTGGAAGGAAGTCCTATGGAGAGAGATCCACCAGCTACCTACTCAGCTCCTCTGCAGTGCGCATGACCTCCCTGAAAAGCAATGCTAAGAACGTGGTGACCAATTCTGTATTACTCAATGGGCACAGtgtgaagcaggaaatggcactgTGA